A region from the Maridesulfovibrio zosterae DSM 11974 genome encodes:
- a CDS encoding class I SAM-dependent methyltransferase, giving the protein MISNTILSFAKSILCDVLNPGCIAIDATTGNGYDTVFLSRLAGGEGKVFGFDIQEDAIEQTEERLNEECLPENWTLFCSGHENMQELIPEEYHGRINIVMFNLGFLPGSDKTVITQAETTLKAVRSALALLCRGGVVSIAIYAGHPGGSEEDVAVREFCAELDYHAFRVIQSEMTNKPGYPIRMLFVTKL; this is encoded by the coding sequence ATGATTTCTAATACCATTCTTTCTTTTGCCAAGTCTATTCTGTGTGATGTTCTTAACCCTGGGTGCATTGCGATTGATGCAACTACGGGGAATGGGTACGATACGGTTTTTCTTTCACGGCTGGCTGGTGGTGAAGGTAAGGTTTTCGGTTTTGATATACAGGAAGATGCCATTGAGCAGACTGAAGAACGGCTTAATGAAGAATGTCTGCCGGAGAACTGGACTCTTTTTTGTTCCGGACATGAAAATATGCAGGAGTTAATTCCTGAAGAGTATCATGGCAGAATTAATATAGTTATGTTTAATCTAGGTTTTTTGCCAGGTAGTGACAAAACGGTAATCACTCAGGCTGAGACCACGCTGAAAGCGGTTCGCTCTGCCTTAGCCCTGCTTTGCAGGGGAGGTGTTGTCAGTATTGCTATCTATGCAGGGCATCCCGGTGGCAGTGAGGAGGATGTGGCTGTTCGTGAATTTTGTGCAGAATTGGACTACCATGCGTTCCGGGTTATTCAAAGTGAGATGACTAACAAGCCAGGCTATCCAATCCGAATGCTTTTTGTGACGAAATTATAG
- a CDS encoding DegT/DnrJ/EryC1/StrS family aminotransferase, which yields MKQIRFLDVGWTYQTLAPKMDAAAKRVLESGWFIHGKEVEAFEKEFALYTGAKHCIGTGNGLDSLELVLRAAGVGHGDDVLVPSNTFIATWLAVTRTGANIIPVEPVESTYTMDPDKLEAALTPKTKAIIPVHLYGQPADMDPIMEFAEKHSLFVLTDAAQAHGAVYKGKMSGTLGHAAAFSFYPGKNLGAFGDGGAVTTMDDTIAENVRKIANYGATVKYEHDSLGFNSRLDEMQAAFLRVKLDKLDNWNWTRKTIARIYLDGLADTPLVLPVVIEQTQSVWHLFVVRCKDRDGLIKHLADHKIETSIHYPKAPHKQGAYKNMAGISLPISEAIHREVLSLPIGPHMDEDDARRVVEVVKDFF from the coding sequence ATGAAGCAAATCAGATTTCTTGATGTCGGCTGGACTTACCAAACACTAGCTCCTAAAATGGACGCAGCAGCTAAACGCGTTCTTGAATCAGGCTGGTTTATTCATGGTAAAGAAGTTGAAGCTTTTGAAAAAGAATTTGCACTATACACAGGGGCAAAGCACTGCATCGGAACAGGAAACGGCCTTGATTCTCTTGAGCTTGTACTACGTGCTGCAGGGGTCGGTCATGGAGATGATGTTCTTGTCCCATCAAATACCTTTATTGCCACATGGCTTGCGGTAACTCGGACCGGTGCAAACATTATCCCGGTAGAACCAGTTGAGTCCACTTACACAATGGACCCCGATAAACTTGAAGCAGCCCTGACTCCAAAGACTAAAGCGATTATTCCGGTCCATCTTTACGGCCAGCCCGCAGATATGGACCCAATCATGGAGTTCGCTGAAAAACATTCATTGTTTGTCCTGACAGATGCTGCTCAGGCTCACGGAGCTGTGTACAAAGGCAAGATGTCCGGCACACTCGGACATGCGGCGGCTTTCAGCTTCTACCCAGGTAAAAACCTTGGAGCCTTCGGTGACGGTGGTGCAGTAACTACAATGGATGATACCATAGCTGAAAACGTGCGCAAGATAGCCAACTACGGAGCCACAGTTAAATATGAGCACGATTCACTTGGATTCAACAGCCGACTTGATGAGATGCAGGCCGCATTTCTACGTGTTAAGCTAGACAAACTTGATAACTGGAACTGGACCCGCAAAACTATTGCCAGAATATATCTTGATGGACTTGCCGACACTCCACTGGTGCTTCCCGTTGTAATCGAGCAGACTCAATCTGTCTGGCATTTATTTGTTGTACGTTGCAAGGACCGTGACGGACTTATCAAGCATCTGGCCGACCACAAAATTGAGACATCCATACATTACCCTAAAGCTCCTCACAAGCAAGGAGCATACAAAAATATGGCAGGTATCTCTTTGCCCATAAGTGAAGCAATACACCGTGAGGTTCTCTCTCTGCCCATCGGTCCACATATGGATGAAGATGATGCCAGACGAGTTGTGGAAGTGGTTAAAGATTTCTTTTAA
- a CDS encoding sugar 3,4-ketoisomerase encodes MHEDKPHLIELPKIHDNRGNLTFIENSRHIPFDIKRVYYLYDVPGGETRGGHAHKHLRQYIIAASGSFDVVLDDGKTRTKFSLNRSYYGLYIPTMTWRELENFSSGSVCLVLASEYYDPTDYYYTYEDFMKAVNENEANQIS; translated from the coding sequence ATGCATGAAGATAAACCGCATTTGATAGAACTTCCCAAAATACACGACAATCGCGGCAACCTTACTTTTATTGAAAACAGCCGCCATATTCCTTTTGATATAAAAAGAGTGTATTATCTATATGACGTTCCCGGCGGAGAGACCCGTGGAGGCCATGCCCATAAACATTTGAGGCAGTATATTATTGCCGCATCAGGTAGCTTTGACGTAGTTTTAGATGATGGAAAGACCAGAACAAAATTCTCTTTAAACCGTTCATATTACGGTCTTTATATTCCTACTATGACTTGGCGTGAGCTTGAAAATTTCTCCTCCGGTTCCGTGTGTCTGGTGCTGGCTTCGGAATACTACGATCCGACTGACTACTATTATACCTATGAAGATTTCATGAAGGCGGTTAACGAAAATGAAGCAAATCAGATTTCTTGA
- a CDS encoding glycosyltransferase family 2 protein: MNRITGLILTYNGERLLDEALESLSFCSEILIIDSGSTDSTLDIARKHNARVVYNAWNGAIEQHKFAQSLIETSWVITIDQDELISPELKKSIIQMLENPSNDFDGYYCARRSWYLDRFIMHSGWYPDKLFRVFRHGGITIGGIRPHEELRPVNKADELDGDIIHYPYENFFQHMDKINEYTQDAALDLYSRGKRGSLGSAIGHAIGKFLKQYVIKAGFLDGKAGFIVAVHGFFYTFQKYIRLVELEMKDKNNA; encoded by the coding sequence ATGAATCGCATTACAGGGCTGATCCTTACATATAATGGAGAAAGGCTGCTTGATGAAGCGCTTGAAAGCCTTTCCTTTTGTTCAGAAATTCTGATTATTGATTCGGGTTCAACTGATTCAACCCTTGATATTGCCCGCAAACATAACGCCCGTGTTGTTTATAATGCATGGAACGGAGCTATTGAGCAGCATAAATTTGCCCAGTCCCTTATCGAAACTTCGTGGGTAATTACTATTGATCAGGACGAGTTGATTTCACCGGAATTAAAAAAGAGCATCATTCAAATGCTTGAGAATCCGAGCAACGATTTTGATGGATATTACTGCGCCCGAAGATCATGGTATCTGGACCGTTTTATTATGCATAGCGGCTGGTATCCAGATAAACTTTTCCGTGTATTCAGGCACGGAGGGATTACTATCGGCGGTATCAGACCTCATGAAGAACTGCGACCAGTCAATAAAGCAGATGAACTGGACGGCGACATCATTCATTATCCATATGAAAATTTCTTCCAGCACATGGATAAAATTAATGAATATACCCAAGATGCTGCTCTTGATCTTTATTCGCGCGGCAAACGAGGATCACTTGGGTCTGCTATCGGACACGCTATAGGTAAATTCTTAAAACAATACGTGATTAAAGCAGGTTTCCTCGACGGTAAAGCAGGATTTATTGTTGCAGTACATGGCTTTTTCTACACCTTTCAAAAATACATCAGGTTGGTAGAGCTCGAAATGAAGGACAAAAATAATGCATGA
- the fliM gene encoding flagellar motor switch protein FliM yields the protein MSKILQQDEVDALLRGLSGGEVEAEQDIPDDDSGVVSFDLANQDRIIRGRMPVLEIVNDRFARLATNNLANTMRKRVDINPISIDMSKFGDFMRSLPVPTSLSIFKMDPLRGNAILVVDSRLVFALVESFFGGSGSQPKVEGRDFTPIEQAIVDRVVKIALSNLEDSWRPVHEVHLELVRSEVNPQFAAIVPPSDVVVVITFEVELENAIGSLIVCLPYSTLEPIRSKLHASFQSERLEIDHVWVSRFKERLLETPIELLVRLGKTKITGRQLLNLEQGDLLLLNTDEEDTLECEVGGVLKYYGTPGRVKANRAFQITQAIEPKLT from the coding sequence ATGAGTAAGATTCTTCAGCAGGATGAGGTTGATGCTCTGCTAAGAGGCCTTTCCGGTGGAGAGGTTGAAGCGGAACAGGATATACCGGATGATGATTCCGGAGTTGTCTCTTTTGACCTTGCCAATCAGGACCGCATTATACGCGGTCGTATGCCTGTTCTTGAAATTGTTAACGACCGTTTCGCACGTCTGGCGACTAACAATCTGGCAAACACCATGCGCAAAAGGGTTGATATCAACCCTATATCCATAGACATGTCCAAATTCGGTGATTTCATGCGCTCTCTGCCCGTTCCTACCTCTCTTTCAATTTTTAAAATGGACCCTCTGCGCGGAAATGCAATTCTTGTGGTTGACTCCAGACTTGTTTTTGCGCTGGTAGAGAGTTTTTTTGGTGGTTCAGGTTCACAGCCAAAGGTAGAAGGACGTGATTTTACGCCTATTGAGCAGGCCATTGTTGATCGAGTCGTGAAAATTGCCCTTTCCAACCTTGAAGATTCATGGCGCCCTGTTCATGAAGTTCACCTTGAGCTTGTCCGTTCTGAAGTTAACCCACAGTTTGCTGCCATTGTTCCACCCTCTGATGTCGTAGTCGTTATAACTTTTGAAGTTGAGCTTGAAAATGCTATTGGCTCACTGATTGTATGCCTTCCATACTCCACACTTGAGCCGATACGTTCCAAACTCCACGCGTCATTCCAGTCTGAGAGACTTGAGATTGACCATGTCTGGGTCAGCCGTTTTAAGGAAAGGCTCCTTGAAACTCCTATCGAACTGCTTGTTCGGCTTGGCAAAACTAAAATCACCGGTCGCCAGCTTCTTAATCTCGAACAGGGTGATCTACTTCTGCTAAATACAGATGAAGAAGATACCCTTGAATGTGAAGTCGGTGGTGTCCTTAAGTATTATGGGACTCCAGGCAGGGTAAAGGCCAACCGGGCTTTCCAGATCACTCAGGCTATTGAACCTAAACTGACATAG
- a CDS encoding M15 family metallopeptidase — protein sequence MDRRKFLTGLCSMTAASILTTLPGLSYASGKERDVSEKDLKDYLHIMADFDKPQLSDIILDKKDFVLLKTTLKKLRKIQRTVGFGNYCILSFDNAIKFSRQYSSIGRFTKDEIEFLDKIFQHNAAEYGFMGEKPVTKLTESIPRKELIKIPRTGNYLYRGAPYKKYLSIKKELGDEVYLTSGVRGVMKQFILFLSKAALNNGNLSLASRSLAPPGYSYHAVGDFDVGEKGLGAANFSSRFAESNTCKRLRELGYLKLRYPENNLLGVRFEPWHIKV from the coding sequence ATGGATAGAAGAAAATTCCTGACTGGCCTATGCAGCATGACGGCTGCCTCCATACTTACAACTCTTCCCGGCCTATCTTATGCGTCTGGAAAAGAGCGAGATGTAAGTGAGAAGGATTTGAAGGATTATCTGCATATTATGGCCGATTTCGATAAGCCACAGTTAAGTGATATTATTCTGGATAAAAAAGATTTTGTTCTCCTCAAAACAACCTTAAAAAAATTACGCAAAATTCAAAGGACAGTAGGTTTTGGAAACTACTGTATTTTGAGTTTTGATAATGCCATCAAATTTTCCCGACAATACTCATCCATTGGCAGGTTCACCAAAGATGAAATAGAATTTCTTGATAAAATATTCCAGCACAATGCTGCAGAATACGGTTTTATGGGGGAAAAACCTGTGACCAAGCTGACCGAAAGTATTCCCCGAAAAGAACTTATTAAAATACCTCGAACTGGCAATTATCTGTATCGCGGTGCGCCATACAAAAAATACCTGTCTATAAAAAAAGAACTGGGCGACGAAGTATACCTCACATCCGGAGTTCGAGGAGTAATGAAACAATTCATACTTTTCCTTTCCAAGGCCGCATTAAATAATGGTAATCTTTCATTGGCTTCACGATCCCTTGCTCCCCCCGGATATTCTTATCACGCCGTCGGCGACTTTGATGTAGGCGAAAAAGGACTGGGCGCAGCCAATTTCAGTTCCAGATTTGCTGAAAGCAACACATGCAAAAGACTACGCGAACTTGGCTACTTAAAACTACGCTATCCTGAAAACAACCTGCTTGGCGTCAGATTTGAGCCATGGCATATTAAAGTATAG
- a CDS encoding MucR family transcriptional regulator — MEDYLKEALEIVKAQASVRTMNEEEMTSMVRKLSAGIQAIAENALPAQEEAPACDPKKSIKEKTIVCCECGKSFKIITKKHLASHGLTPDEYREKHNLKKKTPLVCKSLQRERRKKMKEMKLWTKRGQ; from the coding sequence GTGGAAGATTATTTGAAAGAAGCTTTGGAAATAGTCAAAGCTCAGGCAAGTGTAAGAACCATGAACGAAGAAGAAATGACTTCCATGGTACGCAAACTTTCCGCCGGTATTCAGGCAATCGCCGAAAATGCACTCCCTGCTCAAGAGGAGGCACCTGCATGCGATCCCAAAAAATCCATCAAGGAAAAAACAATCGTATGTTGCGAGTGCGGAAAATCATTTAAGATTATCACTAAGAAGCACCTTGCTTCCCATGGCCTGACACCTGATGAATACCGCGAGAAACATAATCTCAAAAAGAAAACACCTCTGGTCTGTAAATCCTTGCAGCGTGAGCGTCGCAAAAAAATGAAAGAAATGAAACTCTGGACCAAACGCGGTCAATAG